One part of the Apus apus isolate bApuApu2 chromosome 23, bApuApu2.pri.cur, whole genome shotgun sequence genome encodes these proteins:
- the LRRN2 gene encoding leucine-rich repeat neuronal protein 2, translating to MCPVSLSCLGGTRSHQPKMRCFQPSSLLLCVVAATAIPIVPWKVKCPPQCVCQIRPWYTPRSVYREAATVDCNDLFISAVPEDLPEGTQTLLLQSNNIARLEQNEVDYLRNLSELDLSQNSFSDVWDFGLKSMPQLLSLHLEENQLSELPDGSFPGLGNLQELYLNHNQLRRIAPHAFSGLSNLLRLHLNSNLLRTVDSHWFQMLPSLEILMIGGNRVDAILDMNFRPLSNLRSLVLAGMNLREISDYALEGLRSLESLSFYDNKLMNVPKRALQQVPGLKFLDLNKNPLQRVRQSDFTNMLHLKELGLNNMEELVSIDKFALINLPELTKLDVTNNPKLSFIHPNAFHHLPHLETLMLNNNALSALHKQTVESLPKLQEISIHGNPIRCDCVIRWVNSTENHIRFIEPQSTLCAEPPELKRRHIRDVPFREMTDRCLPLISTKSFPSHLEVLDGDNVSLHCRALAEPDPEIYWVTPLGVKLIPYVEDEKYRVHPEGTLEIHGISAGEAGLYTCVAHNLLGADTKSVSVMVNRSFPLREDSLELVVVDVQAYHILVAWKPHLNTISSNLTWSSFLLSSNLDMTNVARIPTGTHTYNITRLHQDTEYWACLHVAFVDLQAKVACVNTRTKEATHGYWLLESRQSLLTVLVLCLLLFAASLLARYGIGTESSRAGELLQGSTAVRVVYPPLTHPWAWGQRGGQLLAVEVQAAPLDC from the coding sequence ATGTGCCCCGTGAGCCTTTCCTGCTTGGGAGGAACCCGGTCCCACCAGCCAAAAATGAGATGCTTCCAACCCAGCTCGCTTCTGCTCTGCGTGGTGGCTGCCACTGCCATCCCCATCGTGCCCTGGAAGGTCAAATGTCCCCCACAGTGTGTTTGCCAGATCAGACCCTGGTACACCCCCCGCTCTGTCTACAGGGAGGCTGCCACCGTGGACTGCAATGACCTGTTCATCTCTGCTGTGCCTGAAGACCTGCCAGAGGGGACCCAGACCCTGCTCTTGCAAAGCAACAATATTGCCAGGCTGGAGCAAAACGAGGTGGACTATCTCAGAAACCTCTCGGAGCTGGACCTGTCACAGAACAGCTTCTCTGATGTCTGGGACTTTGGCCTGAAGAGCATGCCCCAGCTGCTCAGCTTGCACCTGGAGGAGAACCAGCTTTCTGAGCTGCCTGATGGCAGCTTCCCCGGGCTGGGGAACCTGCAGGAGCTCTACCTGAACCACAACCAGCTCCGCAGGATCGCTCCTCACGCCTTCTCTGGCCTCAGCAACCTGCTGCGCCTCCACCTCAACTCCAACCTGCTGAGGACGGTCGACAGCCACTGGTTCCAGATGCTCCCCAGCCTGGAGATCCTGATGATTGGAGGCAACAGAGTGGATGCAATCTTGGATATGAATTTCAGGCCCTTGTCCAACCTGCGGAGCTTGGTTTTGGCCGGGATGAACCTGAGGGAGATCTCAGACTACGCGCTGGAAGGGCTGAGGAGCCTGGAGAGCCTCTCTTTCTATGACAACAAGCTGATGAACGTCCCCAAGCGGGCGCTGCAGCAGGTTCCTGGCCTCAAGTTCCTGGACCTGAACAAAAACCCACTGCAGAGGGTCAGGCAAAGCGACTTCACCAACATGCTGCACCTCAAAGAGCTGGGGCTCAACAACATGGAGGAGCTGGTGTCCATAGACAAGTTTGCCTTGATCAACCTCCCCGAGCTGACCAAGCTAGACGTGACCAACAACCCCAAGCTGTCCTTCATCCACCCCAACGCCTTCCACCACCTTCCCCATCTGGAAACGCTCATGCTCAACAACAATGCCCTAAGTGCCTTGCATAAGCAGACGGTGGAGTCCCTGCCCAAGCTGCAGGAGATCAGCATCCACGGCAACCCCATCCGCTGCGACTGCGTCATCCGCTGGGTCAACAGCACCGAGAACCACATCCGCTTCATCGAGCCCCAGTCCACCCTCTGTGCTGAGCCCCCCGAGCTCAAGAGGAGACACATCAGGGATGTCCCCTTCCGGGAGATGACGGATCGGTGCCTGCCTCTCATCTCCACCAAGAGCTTCCCCTCCCACCTCGAGGTGCTGGATGGTGACAACGTCTCCTTGCATTGCCGAGCTCTGGCAGAGCCGGACCCGGAGATCTACTGGGTCACGCCTTTGGGGGTGAAGCTGATCCCCTATGTGGAAGATGAGAAGTACAGGGTGCACCCCGAAGGGACGCTGGAGATCCATGGGATCTCTGCTGGGGAAGCTGGGCTGTACACCTGCGTGGCTCACAACCTCCTGGGGGCAGACACCAAGAGCGTCAGCGTGATGGTCAACCGCTCCTTCCCACTCCGTGAGGACAGCCtggagctggtggtggtggATGTCCAGGCCTACCACATCCTGGTTGCCTGGAAGCCACATCTCAACACCATCTCCTCCAACCTCACCTGGTCCAGCTTCTTGCTTAGCTCCAACTTGGACATGACCAATGTGGCCAGGATCCCCACGGGGACCCACACCTACAACATCACCCGGCTCCACCAGGACACAGAATACTGGGCTTGCCTCCACGTGGCCTTTGTAGACTTGCAGGCCAAGGTGGCTTGTGTGAACACCAGGACTAAAGAGGCCACCCACGGGTACTGGCTCctggagagcaggcagagcctcCTGACCGTGCTGGTCCTTtgcctgctgctctttgctgccAGCCTCCTGGCTCGTTATGGCATCGGGACAGAgtccagcagggctggggagcttCTCCAGGGCTCCACGGCCGTGCGTGTGGTCTATCCCCCCCTCACCCACCCCTGGGCTTGGGGGCAACGTGGGGGGCAGCTCCTGGCCGTGGAGGTGCAAGCAGCCCCCCTGGATTGCTGA